A single genomic interval of Microbacterium oleivorans harbors:
- a CDS encoding ABC transporter substrate-binding protein: protein MSTASSRRLRKPLLGVLGLVSVGALALAGCSGGGGGGGNNPSSFEFLKNSENTTTEPVLDSLIEGACAQQNETLPLEVSSVPQAELDAQIQLLASQGGLPPMFSAGGNPAEGARLAEAGALVDFDEALTDLGMRDKIAPGAVSTIEKLYGGGFNFLPFQYNIEGIWYNTQIFEDNGWEVPETWDDLVTIAGEAKAAGLTPFSASGEQGWPLTRLVSTYLFRSVGPDALQKVADGEAKLTDPEYVEAAAAIADLGAQGYFGDNVTSLDIDGSYNLFLTGQAPMIYMGSWILGNINGDGNEVGAENMSFFPFPAVDGGAGSIDQYPSNVGLPATFSADAYSEDVAGWLGCIAENYGNAALQEGQITGFVADEEADLPEISQKVADTIATSTDSVLWFEALFPAKASQISSTNAALLVTGQLTPEEFMGLVQDAIDNP, encoded by the coding sequence GTGTCCACAGCTTCATCGCGTCGGCTCCGCAAGCCGCTGCTCGGCGTTCTCGGTCTGGTGAGCGTGGGAGCGCTCGCGCTCGCCGGCTGTTCCGGCGGCGGTGGCGGCGGCGGAAACAACCCGTCGTCGTTCGAGTTCTTGAAGAACTCCGAGAACACCACGACCGAGCCCGTCCTCGATTCGCTGATCGAGGGCGCGTGCGCCCAGCAGAACGAGACGCTGCCGCTCGAGGTCAGCTCCGTCCCCCAAGCCGAGCTCGACGCGCAGATCCAGCTGCTGGCGAGCCAGGGCGGACTGCCGCCGATGTTCTCGGCCGGCGGCAACCCCGCCGAGGGCGCGCGACTGGCCGAGGCCGGCGCCCTCGTCGACTTCGACGAGGCGCTGACCGACCTGGGCATGCGCGACAAGATCGCCCCCGGGGCCGTCTCGACGATCGAGAAGCTCTACGGCGGCGGATTCAACTTCCTGCCGTTCCAGTACAACATCGAGGGCATCTGGTACAACACGCAGATCTTCGAGGACAACGGCTGGGAGGTTCCGGAGACCTGGGACGACCTCGTCACGATCGCCGGCGAGGCCAAGGCCGCAGGCCTCACGCCGTTCTCGGCGTCGGGCGAACAGGGCTGGCCGCTGACCCGGCTCGTCTCGACCTACCTCTTCCGCTCCGTCGGGCCCGACGCGCTGCAGAAGGTCGCCGACGGCGAGGCCAAGCTCACCGATCCCGAGTACGTGGAGGCCGCCGCGGCCATCGCCGATCTCGGCGCGCAGGGATACTTCGGCGACAACGTCACCTCGCTCGACATCGACGGCTCCTACAACCTCTTCCTCACCGGGCAGGCCCCCATGATCTACATGGGCAGCTGGATCCTGGGCAACATCAACGGCGACGGCAACGAGGTGGGCGCCGAGAACATGAGCTTCTTCCCGTTCCCGGCCGTCGACGGCGGGGCCGGGTCGATCGACCAGTACCCCTCGAACGTCGGACTCCCCGCGACCTTCAGCGCCGACGCGTACTCGGAGGACGTGGCCGGCTGGCTCGGCTGCATCGCCGAGAACTACGGCAACGCCGCGCTGCAGGAGGGCCAGATCACCGGCTTCGTCGCCGACGAGGAGGCCGACCTGCCCGAGATCTCGCAGAAGGTCGCCGACACGATCGCCACGAGCACCGACAGCGTGCTGTGGTTCGAAGCGCTGTTCCCGGCCAAGGCGAGCCAGATCTCCTCGACCAACGCGGCGCTGCTGGTGACCGGCCAGCTGACCCCCGAGGAGTTCATGGGCCTGGTCCAGGACGCGATCGACAACCCGTGA
- a CDS encoding carbohydrate ABC transporter permease, whose protein sequence is MKSVLGDRKAIILLLTPALLVYTVIMLAPVVWSLGLTFFSGSPLMGFEFSGLANFERLIADSAVWDAFWFTVRYAVLVTLLQVVLGYGLALLYNFVLRKSSVLVRTLVFFPVVLPTVAVSLLYQKIFQSAPSDGFVNELLVNVGLDSVDWLGAGTTAFVVIVIMDVWRSIGFYGILIFSGLLDIPDEIIESARLDGARGVSLFRHIVLPMSLPILFASFIFSINGTIKVFDSVFALTGGGPGSSTTPLTLYMYRTAFQYSDYGYGSTIALLLTVMCLVITLFIFRSSRRDITV, encoded by the coding sequence ATGAAGTCCGTCCTCGGCGATCGCAAGGCGATCATCCTGCTGCTGACGCCCGCCCTCCTCGTCTACACCGTGATCATGCTCGCCCCCGTGGTGTGGTCGCTCGGGCTCACGTTCTTCTCCGGAAGCCCGCTGATGGGCTTCGAGTTCTCCGGCCTGGCCAACTTCGAGCGCCTCATCGCCGACAGTGCGGTCTGGGATGCCTTCTGGTTCACCGTCCGCTACGCGGTGCTGGTGACGCTGCTCCAGGTGGTGCTCGGCTACGGCCTCGCCCTGCTCTACAACTTCGTGCTGCGCAAGTCGTCGGTGCTCGTGCGCACCCTGGTCTTCTTCCCCGTCGTGCTCCCCACCGTCGCCGTCTCGCTGCTCTACCAGAAGATCTTCCAGTCCGCGCCCAGCGACGGCTTCGTCAACGAGCTCCTCGTCAACGTCGGGCTCGACTCGGTCGACTGGCTCGGAGCCGGGACCACCGCGTTCGTCGTGATCGTGATCATGGACGTCTGGCGCTCGATCGGGTTCTACGGCATCCTCATCTTCTCCGGGCTGCTCGACATCCCCGACGAGATCATCGAATCCGCGCGCCTCGACGGCGCGCGCGGCGTGAGCCTCTTCCGCCACATCGTGCTGCCGATGTCGCTGCCGATCCTCTTCGCGTCGTTCATCTTCTCGATCAACGGCACCATCAAGGTCTTCGACTCGGTGTTCGCCCTGACCGGTGGCGGCCCCGGCAGCTCGACGACGCCGCTGACGCTGTACATGTACCGCACCGCGTTCCAGTACAGCGACTACGGGTACGGCTCCACCATCGCGCTGCTGCTGACGGTCATGTGCCTTGTCATCACCCTGTTCATCTTCCGCTCGTCGCGTCGCGACATCACCGTCTGA
- a CDS encoding carbohydrate ABC transporter permease: protein MTATLDTVAVRSPRAPRLRPGGAGAAAARGLRRIPALLTIAFLILITAYPLFWMFINSLKSNSDFLNNPSYALPESWRWDNYVTGWETANLSTTIVNSVIVTFPSLVLLVVLGTAAGYALEVLVFRGRATILLLFLAGIMIPGQMIVLPLFTAAFTIGATGSLLPLILIYTASGLPLTVFMMATYFRAIPREIFEAATIDGASMVRAFFAIGMPMMRNAILTVAIVQFFQIWNDLLFALIFAGQRRLNTIQVGLLNFSGEYGSTNYGPLFAAICITVGGILLLYLFLNQRIMKGLAAGAVKG from the coding sequence ATGACCGCCACGCTCGACACCGTCGCCGTCCGCTCCCCCCGTGCGCCCCGGCTGCGTCCCGGCGGCGCCGGCGCCGCGGCCGCCCGCGGGCTCCGCCGCATCCCCGCGCTGCTGACGATCGCGTTCCTCATCCTCATCACGGCGTATCCGCTGTTCTGGATGTTCATCAACTCGCTGAAGTCCAACAGCGACTTCCTCAACAACCCCTCCTACGCCCTGCCGGAGTCCTGGCGCTGGGACAACTACGTCACCGGGTGGGAGACGGCGAACCTGTCGACCACGATCGTCAACTCGGTGATCGTGACCTTCCCCTCACTCGTCCTGCTCGTCGTCCTCGGCACCGCCGCCGGGTACGCCCTCGAGGTGCTGGTGTTCCGCGGGCGCGCGACGATCCTGCTGCTGTTCCTGGCGGGCATCATGATCCCGGGCCAGATGATCGTGCTGCCCCTGTTCACCGCCGCCTTCACGATCGGGGCGACCGGTTCGCTGCTGCCGCTGATCCTCATCTACACCGCGTCCGGGCTGCCGCTGACGGTGTTCATGATGGCCACGTACTTCCGTGCCATCCCCCGGGAGATCTTCGAGGCCGCCACGATCGACGGCGCCTCGATGGTGCGCGCGTTCTTCGCCATCGGCATGCCGATGATGCGCAACGCGATCCTGACCGTGGCCATCGTGCAGTTCTTCCAGATCTGGAACGACCTGCTCTTCGCGCTCATCTTCGCCGGCCAGCGACGCCTCAACACCATCCAGGTCGGGCTGCTGAACTTCTCGGGCGAGTACGGGTCGACCAACTACGGTCCCCTGTTCGCGGCGATCTGCATCACCGTGGGCGGCATCCTCCTGCTGTACCTGTTCCTGAACCAGCGGATCATGAAGGGTCTCGCCGCCGGTGCGGTGAAGGGATGA
- a CDS encoding glycoside hydrolase family 78 protein, with protein MTTTVRAVRAEHHREPIGIGEAEPRLSWIVTGAPALWRQEAYEVEIRRGDGAEETRLVASTDQVLVPWPVAPLRSREQVRVRVRVVGEDGERSAWSEPLRLEAGLLSPSDWTAGPIGSIRNENPLTDTRRPSLVRAEFGVRPGLVRARLYASAHGVYQAEINGRRVGDDVLSPGWTVYGQRLRYYTYDVTDLLAEGENAIGAWLGDGWYRGRLGWRGGFRNVYGDDQSFLGQLELTYADGSRETVATDTSWRAAPSPVISSGIYDGEDYDAREEQPGWSAAGFDDADWGRVQVRRRDPATLVAPTAPPVRVTEERRAVSVLTSPSGRRVLDFGQNLTGVVRLRARAAAGHVVTLRTAEVLQDGELYRRPLRDAASTDRYTFAGREEAEEWEPRFTFHGFRYVEVEGWPGDLDADVAAGALVARVVHTDLERTGWFTSSEPDLDRLHENVVWGMRGNFVDIPTDCPQRDERLGWTGDIQMFAPTASFLFDSSGMLAGWLRDLAAEQLPDGTVPWYVPVIPADTMWTPMRPGAAWGDAATVVPWTLYERFGDTGVLRAQFDSARGWVDLIADIAGPSRLWDTGYQLGDWLDPAAPPQDPAAGMTDKYLVATAYFALSARLVARMAGVLGDAGAAERYGRLADEIREAFIGRYVEPEGRMTSDAQTAYAVALRFELLPADLRRPAARRLAELVEASGNRIATGFVGTPYVTDALSSEGEVAAAYALLLERECPSWLYQVGMGATTVWERWDSMLPDGTVNPGTMTSFNHYALGAVADWMHRVVAGLAPAEPGYRRIRFAPQPGGGLTHAGARHRTPYGEAAISWRVEGTMLRVELTVPVGATAVLELPGAPVEELGHGVHLRTVPRA; from the coding sequence ATGACGACGACCGTCCGCGCGGTGCGCGCCGAACACCACCGCGAGCCCATCGGGATCGGCGAGGCCGAGCCCCGCCTGTCGTGGATCGTGACCGGCGCCCCCGCCCTCTGGCGCCAGGAGGCGTACGAGGTCGAGATCCGTCGCGGCGACGGAGCCGAGGAGACCCGGCTCGTCGCCTCGACCGACCAGGTGCTCGTCCCCTGGCCGGTCGCGCCGCTGCGCTCGCGCGAGCAGGTCCGGGTCCGGGTGCGCGTCGTCGGCGAGGACGGCGAGCGCTCGGCGTGGAGCGAGCCGCTCCGACTCGAGGCCGGGCTCCTGTCGCCATCGGACTGGACGGCGGGACCCATCGGGTCGATCCGCAACGAGAACCCCCTCACCGACACCCGCCGGCCCTCCCTCGTACGCGCGGAGTTCGGCGTGCGGCCGGGTCTCGTGCGGGCCCGTCTGTACGCCAGCGCCCACGGGGTCTACCAGGCCGAGATCAACGGCCGCCGCGTCGGCGACGACGTGCTCTCGCCGGGATGGACCGTGTACGGTCAGCGCCTCCGCTACTACACCTACGACGTGACCGATCTGCTCGCCGAGGGCGAGAACGCCATCGGCGCCTGGCTCGGCGACGGGTGGTACCGCGGGCGACTGGGGTGGCGCGGCGGATTCCGCAACGTCTACGGCGACGACCAGTCGTTCCTCGGGCAGCTCGAGCTGACCTACGCCGACGGCTCGCGCGAGACGGTCGCGACCGACACCTCGTGGAGGGCGGCGCCGAGCCCCGTCATCTCCTCGGGCATCTACGACGGCGAGGACTACGACGCGCGCGAGGAGCAGCCCGGGTGGTCCGCCGCCGGCTTCGACGACGCCGACTGGGGACGCGTGCAGGTGCGCCGCCGCGACCCGGCGACCCTCGTCGCCCCGACCGCCCCACCGGTTCGCGTCACCGAGGAGCGGCGTGCGGTGAGCGTCCTGACCTCGCCCTCGGGGCGCCGTGTGCTCGATTTCGGGCAGAACCTCACCGGCGTCGTGCGGCTGCGCGCCCGCGCCGCAGCCGGCCACGTGGTCACGCTCCGCACCGCCGAGGTGCTGCAGGACGGCGAGCTCTACCGGCGCCCGCTGCGCGACGCGGCGTCCACCGACCGGTACACCTTCGCCGGCCGCGAAGAGGCGGAGGAATGGGAGCCGCGCTTCACCTTCCACGGTTTCCGCTACGTCGAGGTCGAGGGCTGGCCCGGCGACCTCGACGCCGACGTCGCCGCGGGCGCCCTGGTCGCCCGCGTCGTCCACACCGACCTGGAACGCACCGGCTGGTTCACCTCGTCCGAGCCCGACCTCGACCGCCTGCACGAGAACGTCGTGTGGGGCATGCGCGGCAACTTCGTCGACATCCCCACCGACTGCCCGCAGCGCGACGAGCGGCTGGGATGGACCGGCGACATCCAGATGTTCGCCCCGACCGCCTCGTTCCTGTTCGACAGCTCGGGGATGCTGGCGGGGTGGCTGCGCGACCTCGCCGCCGAGCAGCTGCCCGACGGCACCGTGCCCTGGTACGTCCCGGTCATCCCGGCCGACACCATGTGGACGCCGATGCGCCCGGGCGCGGCGTGGGGCGACGCGGCGACGGTCGTGCCGTGGACGCTCTACGAGCGCTTCGGCGACACCGGGGTCCTCCGCGCGCAGTTCGACAGCGCACGGGGCTGGGTCGACCTCATCGCCGACATCGCCGGCCCCTCGCGACTGTGGGACACCGGCTACCAACTCGGCGACTGGCTCGACCCCGCCGCCCCGCCGCAGGATCCGGCCGCCGGCATGACCGACAAGTACCTCGTCGCCACGGCCTACTTCGCCCTGTCGGCGCGTCTGGTCGCACGGATGGCCGGCGTCCTCGGCGATGCCGGGGCGGCCGAGCGCTACGGTCGCCTGGCCGACGAGATCCGTGAGGCGTTCATCGGGCGCTACGTCGAACCGGAGGGTCGGATGACCTCCGACGCACAGACCGCCTACGCCGTGGCGCTGCGCTTCGAGCTGCTGCCCGCCGACCTCCGCCGGCCTGCGGCCCGTCGCCTCGCCGAACTGGTCGAGGCCTCGGGCAACCGCATCGCGACGGGGTTCGTCGGCACGCCGTACGTCACCGACGCGCTGAGCTCGGAGGGGGAGGTCGCTGCGGCGTACGCGCTGCTGCTCGAGCGTGAATGCCCCTCGTGGCTATACCAGGTGGGGATGGGCGCGACCACCGTCTGGGAACGCTGGGACTCGATGCTGCCCGACGGCACCGTCAACCCCGGCACCATGACCTCGTTCAACCACTACGCCCTGGGCGCCGTGGCCGACTGGATGCACCGCGTCGTCGCGGGGCTCGCACCCGCCGAGCCGGGGTACCGCCGCATCCGGTTCGCGCCGCAGCCGGGTGGCGGGCTGACGCACGCCGGGGCACGCCACCGGACGCCCTACGGCGAGGCAGCCATCTCGTGGCGCGTCGAGGGGACGATGCTCCGCGTCGAGCTCACCGTTCCGGTGGGTGCGACCGCGGTCCTCGAGCTGCCCGGGGCCCCGGTCGAAGAGCTCGGGCACGGGGTGCACCTGCGCACCGTTCCGCGCGCCTGA
- a CDS encoding apiosidase-like domain-containing protein, translated as MIDAARVYAPVELAFTGPARPIPASRTPFTLEARLGDRCLRIPGFWDGGTRYLARFLPEEAGEWSWSTASEAAELHGRTGTVVVAGTAGRGPVRVADRFHFAHADGTPYRPVGATVYNWLHQDDELFAATIDAVTQARFTKLRFLVFPQAGDYVEHHPALLPFERGPAGWDVDRPNIAFFRRLDAAVAVLGERGIQADILILNAYDGGRFGLDGLTEEQDAAYLRYLVARLSAFPHVWWSLCNEFDLLDRPRSRWDRLGMLLAESDPHDHLRSIHNWIELFDHNRPWITHASIQNGHVTTELGRAGLYRDAYDKPVVLDEIKYEGDIPERWGHLSAAELVHQFWVATVSGCYASHGESFALPGGSLHIVEGGPLVGRSPQRLAFLRQVLEDLVIPGIDPIDKWDDPEHVGGVARRQYLRYFGRSAPDRWRFRLPQATNVGERLEPGDAFAVDIIDTWNMTVVPVARRFVLEDVQRNEAFAADAVELPAGEAIALRITRLWD; from the coding sequence ATGATCGACGCGGCGCGGGTGTACGCCCCCGTCGAGCTGGCGTTCACGGGTCCGGCGCGGCCGATTCCCGCCTCGCGCACCCCCTTCACCCTCGAAGCCCGCCTCGGCGACCGGTGTCTGCGGATCCCCGGGTTCTGGGACGGCGGCACGCGCTACCTCGCCCGCTTCCTCCCGGAGGAGGCCGGGGAGTGGTCGTGGTCTACGGCGAGCGAGGCCGCCGAGCTCCACGGCCGCACCGGCACGGTCGTCGTCGCCGGCACCGCGGGACGCGGCCCGGTGCGCGTGGCCGATCGCTTCCACTTCGCCCACGCCGACGGCACCCCCTACCGGCCGGTCGGGGCCACGGTGTACAACTGGCTCCACCAGGACGACGAGCTGTTCGCGGCGACGATCGATGCGGTGACGCAGGCGCGCTTCACGAAGCTCCGCTTCCTCGTCTTCCCGCAGGCCGGCGACTACGTGGAGCATCATCCCGCGCTGCTGCCCTTCGAGCGCGGCCCCGCCGGTTGGGACGTCGACCGGCCGAACATCGCGTTCTTCCGCCGGCTCGACGCCGCCGTCGCAGTGCTCGGCGAGCGAGGCATCCAGGCCGACATCCTCATCCTCAACGCATACGACGGTGGCCGCTTCGGCCTCGACGGGCTCACCGAGGAGCAGGACGCCGCGTACCTGCGCTACCTCGTGGCGCGGCTCTCGGCGTTCCCGCACGTGTGGTGGTCGCTGTGCAACGAGTTCGACCTCCTCGACCGACCCCGTTCGCGCTGGGACAGGCTGGGGATGCTCCTGGCCGAGAGCGATCCGCACGATCACCTGCGATCGATCCACAACTGGATCGAGCTGTTCGATCACAACCGGCCCTGGATCACCCACGCGTCGATCCAGAACGGCCACGTCACCACCGAGCTCGGGCGCGCGGGCCTGTACCGCGACGCCTACGACAAGCCGGTCGTGCTCGACGAGATCAAGTACGAGGGCGACATCCCCGAACGCTGGGGCCACCTGAGCGCGGCGGAGCTCGTGCATCAGTTCTGGGTCGCGACGGTGTCGGGATGCTACGCCTCGCACGGCGAGAGCTTCGCACTCCCCGGCGGGAGCCTGCACATCGTCGAGGGGGGACCGCTCGTCGGGCGGTCCCCGCAGCGCCTGGCCTTCCTCCGGCAGGTGCTCGAGGACCTGGTGATCCCCGGCATCGACCCGATCGACAAGTGGGACGACCCCGAGCACGTCGGCGGGGTGGCGCGTCGCCAGTACCTGCGCTATTTCGGGCGCTCCGCGCCGGACAGGTGGCGATTCCGGCTGCCGCAGGCGACGAATGTGGGCGAGCGACTCGAACCGGGCGACGCGTTCGCGGTCGACATCATCGACACCTGGAACATGACGGTCGTGCCCGTGGCGCGCCGTTTCGTGCTCGAGGACGTGCAGCGCAACGAGGCGTTCGCTGCGGATGCCGTCGAGCTGCCCGCGGGCGAGGCGATCGCGCTGCGCATCACCCGGCTGTGGGACTGA
- a CDS encoding NAD-dependent epimerase/dehydratase family protein: MTIGVTGSGGKLGRATVERLRSDGHDVVGFDTVGTPGPGFTRVDLADYGQTLDAMLGVTARHTGLEALVHLAAIPVNGLVPDAATFHTNVAITFNVLFAAHRAGIRRVVFASSITAMGFPFDEAPPALPVDETYSSANNTYGLGKVVEEAMAAQMARWGEDASITALRFTNVVAPDEYATFERAGEPDYRRDLLGSWIDARDGAAAVALALAAARPGFAVYNVAAPTSGTRDASRAVAQRWFPGTPVADDLGEFESLMSTRRIQRELGFRAEYDWR; the protein is encoded by the coding sequence ATGACGATCGGCGTGACAGGCAGTGGCGGGAAGCTCGGTCGGGCGACGGTCGAGCGGCTGCGCTCGGACGGGCACGACGTGGTGGGGTTCGACACGGTGGGCACCCCTGGGCCCGGCTTCACCCGGGTCGACCTGGCGGACTACGGGCAGACCCTCGACGCGATGCTGGGCGTCACGGCCCGGCACACCGGGCTCGAGGCGCTGGTTCACCTCGCCGCGATCCCCGTCAACGGTCTCGTGCCGGACGCGGCGACGTTCCACACCAACGTCGCGATCACCTTCAATGTGCTCTTCGCTGCCCACCGCGCCGGCATCCGACGGGTCGTGTTCGCCTCGAGCATCACCGCCATGGGCTTCCCCTTCGACGAGGCGCCGCCGGCTCTCCCCGTCGACGAGACCTACAGCTCGGCCAACAACACGTACGGGCTCGGCAAGGTCGTCGAGGAGGCGATGGCCGCACAGATGGCGCGCTGGGGCGAGGACGCCTCGATCACCGCGCTCCGGTTCACCAACGTCGTCGCCCCCGACGAGTACGCCACCTTCGAGCGCGCGGGTGAGCCCGACTACCGCCGCGACCTCCTCGGATCGTGGATCGACGCGCGCGACGGGGCCGCCGCCGTCGCCCTCGCGCTCGCCGCCGCCCGCCCCGGATTCGCCGTCTACAACGTCGCCGCGCCGACCTCGGGTACGCGGGACGCATCGCGCGCGGTGGCGCAACGCTGGTTCCCGGGCACCCCGGTGGCGGACGATCTCGGCGAGTTCGAATCGCTAATGTCGACGCGCAGGATCCAGCGCGAGCTCGGCTTCCGCGCCGAGTACGACTGGCGCTGA
- a CDS encoding sugar-binding transcriptional regulator, which translates to MSRYTRPHDGQVRLMTKIARMYHERGARQADIAQALNISQAKVSRLLKRAEAVGIVRTIVTVAPGVYTELEERLETAYGLTDVVVVDVDPEADEAETLASIGAGAAAYLEATLSGTDRIGVSSWSQTILAMVDRMRPLPTRGATEVVQLLGGMGAAEAQSHSNRILGELARMLGAEPVYVPAPGIVAGPDIRDSLLSGASMQDVTRRWRELTMAIMGIGSVEPSDVLATSGNAFTDEERSPLLAAGAVGDICHRIFRADGSLVRGDIDDRIIAIPVDDLHRIPRRVGIAGGPRKLEAIRGALAGDWVTTLVTDLRTAENLAD; encoded by the coding sequence ATGAGCCGCTACACCCGTCCGCACGACGGGCAGGTGCGCTTGATGACGAAGATCGCTCGGATGTACCACGAGCGGGGTGCGCGGCAAGCCGACATCGCCCAGGCGCTCAACATCTCGCAGGCGAAGGTGTCGCGCCTGCTCAAGCGCGCCGAGGCGGTCGGGATCGTCCGCACGATCGTCACGGTCGCGCCGGGCGTCTACACCGAGCTCGAGGAGCGCCTCGAGACCGCGTACGGGCTGACCGACGTCGTCGTCGTCGACGTCGACCCCGAGGCCGACGAGGCCGAGACCCTCGCCTCGATCGGAGCGGGCGCCGCCGCCTACCTCGAGGCGACCCTCTCGGGCACCGACCGCATCGGCGTCTCGTCGTGGAGCCAGACCATCCTCGCGATGGTCGATCGGATGCGGCCGCTGCCCACCCGGGGGGCCACCGAGGTCGTGCAGCTGCTGGGCGGCATGGGCGCGGCCGAGGCGCAGAGCCACTCCAACCGCATCCTGGGCGAGCTCGCCCGCATGCTCGGCGCCGAGCCGGTCTACGTTCCCGCGCCCGGCATCGTCGCGGGACCCGACATCCGCGACAGCCTGCTGTCGGGAGCCTCGATGCAGGACGTCACGCGTCGGTGGCGCGAGCTGACCATGGCGATCATGGGCATCGGCAGCGTCGAGCCCTCCGACGTGCTCGCCACCAGCGGCAACGCGTTCACGGACGAGGAGCGATCGCCGCTGCTGGCCGCGGGCGCCGTCGGCGACATCTGCCACCGGATCTTCCGAGCCGACGGCAGCCTCGTGCGCGGCGACATCGACGACCGCATCATCGCGATCCCCGTCGACGACCTGCACCGCATCCCCCGCCGTGTCGGCATCGCCGGCGGCCCGCGCAAGCTCGAGGCGATCCGCGGGGCCCTCGCCGGGGACTGGGTCACGACCCTGGTCACCGATCTGCGCACGGCCGAGAACCTCGCGGACTGA
- a CDS encoding aspartate/glutamate racemase family protein codes for MTRIAFLHTGAVNIAPFGELAGELLPGAVVVNYLDDKIVADLRDPQRSASVPGRVDALVQAAASGGADAVMFTCSSISELAAPAGAAAGIPVLRVDEAMADAAVRAGRRVRVLATLSTTSRPTIGLLRERAALAGLEPEITDEVIDGAFEAVASGDRATHDRLVGAAIERAAAEVDVIVLAQASMAGAADAVSVAVPVLTSPRLGVERLAAALT; via the coding sequence ATGACGCGCATCGCGTTCCTGCACACCGGAGCGGTCAACATCGCCCCGTTCGGCGAGCTGGCCGGGGAGCTGCTGCCGGGTGCGGTGGTGGTGAACTATCTCGACGACAAGATCGTCGCCGACCTGCGCGACCCGCAGCGCTCGGCATCCGTTCCCGGCCGCGTCGATGCGCTCGTGCAGGCGGCGGCGTCCGGCGGCGCGGATGCGGTGATGTTCACGTGCTCGTCGATCTCGGAGCTCGCCGCCCCCGCCGGCGCCGCAGCGGGCATCCCGGTGCTGCGGGTGGACGAGGCGATGGCCGACGCGGCCGTTCGTGCGGGCCGTCGGGTGCGGGTGCTCGCGACGCTCTCGACGACCAGCCGGCCGACGATCGGCCTGCTCCGCGAGCGCGCCGCCCTGGCGGGTCTCGAGCCCGAGATCACCGACGAGGTCATCGACGGGGCCTTCGAGGCCGTGGCGTCCGGTGATCGCGCCACCCACGACCGTCTCGTCGGCGCCGCCATCGAGCGCGCCGCCGCCGAGGTCGACGTCATCGTGCTGGCGCAGGCCTCGATGGCCGGCGCCGCCGATGCGGTCTCGGTCGCGGTCCCGGTGCTCACCAGCCCGCGGCTGGGCGTCGAGCGCCTCGCGGCCGCGCTGACCTGA
- a CDS encoding carbohydrate ABC transporter permease, producing the protein MTATQTLTQARPRSRKVAAPGSAPSAARRIRRSLRRIPVWLVVTVLLIVVMYPQLWMILGSFKTQTEFFENPTWALPETWTLDNYVSALTRGNVGINYRNSLLVTIPSVALIILLGVAAGYVLEVMIWKGRRTVLLFILAGIMVPGQMILVPLFTVYFRAGLTNSLWPLILTYTAMGIPLTTFLMAAYFRSVPREIFEAATMDGSSPLRSFFVIALPLMKNSMLTIGLVQFFSVFNDLLIALTFTTKPDLATIQVGLLSLSDEYGSTQYGPLFAAISVNIIVLLVVFVFLNKKIMAGLAAGSLKG; encoded by the coding sequence ATGACCGCCACCCAGACCCTGACCCAGGCTCGACCCCGGTCGCGCAAGGTCGCCGCCCCCGGCTCCGCGCCGAGCGCGGCGCGCCGCATCCGCCGCTCCCTGCGCCGCATCCCGGTGTGGCTGGTGGTGACGGTGCTGCTGATCGTCGTGATGTATCCGCAGCTGTGGATGATCCTCGGATCCTTCAAGACCCAGACGGAGTTCTTCGAGAACCCGACCTGGGCGCTGCCGGAGACCTGGACGCTCGACAACTACGTCTCGGCGCTGACCCGGGGCAACGTCGGCATCAACTACCGCAACAGCCTGCTGGTGACCATCCCCTCGGTGGCGCTGATCATCCTCCTGGGCGTGGCCGCGGGCTACGTGCTCGAGGTCATGATCTGGAAGGGCCGCCGCACGGTGCTGCTGTTCATCCTCGCCGGCATCATGGTGCCCGGGCAGATGATCCTCGTGCCGCTGTTCACCGTCTACTTCCGGGCGGGGCTGACCAACTCGCTCTGGCCGCTGATCCTGACCTACACGGCGATGGGCATCCCGCTGACGACGTTCCTCATGGCGGCGTACTTCCGATCCGTGCCGCGCGAGATATTCGAGGCGGCCACGATGGACGGCTCGAGCCCGCTGCGGTCCTTCTTCGTCATCGCGCTGCCGCTGATGAAGAACTCGATGCTCACGATCGGGCTCGTCCAGTTCTTCAGCGTCTTCAACGACCTGCTGATCGCGCTGACCTTCACGACCAAGCCCGACCTCGCTACCATCCAGGTGGGTCTGCTGAGCCTGTCCGACGAATACGGGTCGACGCAGTACGGGCCGCTGTTCGCGGCGATCAGCGTCAACATCATCGTTCTGCTCGTCGTGTTCGTGTTCTTGAACAAGAAGATCATGGCCGGCCTGGCGGCCGGATCGCTGAAGGGATGA